From the Chiroxiphia lanceolata isolate bChiLan1 chromosome Z, bChiLan1.pri, whole genome shotgun sequence genome, one window contains:
- the PELO gene encoding protein pelota homolog produces MRLVRKDLEKDNAGQVTLIPEEPEDMWHTYNLLQVGDSLRASTIRKVQTESATGSVGSNRVRTTLTLCVEAIDFDSQACQLRVKGTNIQENEYVKMGAYHTIELEPNRQFTLAKKQWDSVVLERIEQACDPAWSADVAAVVMQEGLAHVCLVTPSMTLTRAKVEVNIPRKRKGNCSQHDRALERFYEQVVQAIQRHINFDVVKCVLVASPGFVREQFCDYMFQQAVKTDNKLLLENRSKFLQVHSSSGHKYALKEALCDPAVTSRLSDTKAAGEVKALDDFYKMLQHEPDRAFYGLKHVEKANEAMAIDTLLISDELFRHQDVATRARYVKLVDSVRENMGTVRIFSSLHVSGEQLGQLTGVAAILRFPVAELSDQEDESSSEED; encoded by the exons ATGAGGCTGGTGAGGAAGGACCTGGAGAAGGACAACGCGGGGCAGGTGACGCTGATCCCCGAGGAGCCCGAGGACATGTGGCACACGTACAACCTGCTGCAGGTCGGGGACAGCCTGCGCGCCTCCACCATCCGCAAGGTGCAAACCGAGTCGGCTACGGGCAGCGTGGGCAGCAACCGCGTCCGCACCACGCTCACCCTCTGCGTGGAGGCCATTGATTTCGACTCGCAGGCCTGCCAGCTGCGCGTCAAGGGCACCAACATCCAGGAGAATGAGTACGTCAAGATGGGCGCCTACCACACCATCGAACTGGAGCCCAACCGGCAGTTCACGCTGGCCAAGAAGCAGTGGGACAGCGTGGTGCTGGAGCGCATCGAGCAGGCCTGCGACCCGGCCTGGAGCGCCGACGTGGCCGCCGTGGTCATGCAGGAGGGGCTGGCCCACGTCTGCCTGGTCACCCCCAGCATGACGCTTACCCGCGCCAAGGTGGAGGTGAACATCCCCCggaagaggaaagggaactGCAGCCAGCACGACCGCGCTCTGGAGAGGTTCTACGAGCAGGTGGTGCAGGCCATCCAGCGGCACATCAACTTCGACGTGGTGAAGTGCGTCCTGGTCGCAAGCCCGGGCTTCGTGCGGGAACAGTTCTGTGACTACATGTTCCAGCAGGCGGTCAAGACTGACAATAAACTTCTGCTGGAGAATAGGTCCAAGTTCCTACAG GTCCACTCTTCCTCAGGACATAAATACGCTTTGAAGGAAGCACTCTGCGACCCAGCCGTAACCAGCCGCCTTTCTGACACTAAGGCGGCTGGTGAGGTCAAAGCCCTAGATGACTTCTATAAAATGCTGCAGCACGAGCCTGACCGGGCTTTTTATGGCCTGAAACATGTGGAAAAGGCCAATGAAGCCATGGCCATTGATACCCTGCTGATCAGTGATGAGCTTTTTCGGCACCAGGATGTGGCTACCCGTGCCCGATATGTTAAGTTGGTAGACAGTGTGCGGGAGAACATGGGCACAGTGCGCATTTTCTCCAGCCTTCATgtgtctggagagcagcttggcCAGCTGACAGGGGTGGCAGCCATCCTGCGCTTTCCTGTGGCTGAGCTCTCTGACCAGGAGGATGAGTCTAGCTCTGAAGAGGATTGA